One region of Gloeocapsa sp. DLM2.Bin57 genomic DNA includes:
- a CDS encoding aldo/keto reductase: MELIKLGKTDLEVTIIGIGTWAWGDKLFWNYGKQYGASQVQEAFNASIEAGITFFDTAEVYGLGESEKFLGNFSKQTTQAIDIATKYAPLPWRFSPQAVTDAINASLSRLQLDTVTLYQIHWPFNFIMNQETLLNTLADAVQAGKIKSVGVSNYSAEQMEQAYNILSKRDIPLAVNQVQYSLLYRQIESKGIKQKADELGVTILAYSPLAQGLLTGKYTAENKPDGARKLDSRFNNQGLTKIKPLLDVLFNLAAKYQKTPGQIALNWLICQGNVIPIPGAKNAQQAKENAGAAMWRLSSEDINELERVSRQSCS; encoded by the coding sequence ATGGAATTAATCAAATTAGGGAAAACAGATCTAGAAGTAACCATCATCGGAATAGGAACATGGGCTTGGGGAGATAAACTATTCTGGAACTATGGTAAACAATATGGAGCATCCCAAGTTCAAGAAGCATTTAACGCCTCTATCGAAGCTGGTATCACCTTTTTTGACACAGCAGAAGTTTATGGACTAGGAGAATCAGAGAAATTCTTAGGCAATTTTAGCAAGCAAACAACACAAGCAATAGATATAGCCACCAAATACGCACCCTTACCCTGGCGTTTTTCTCCTCAAGCGGTAACCGACGCTATCAACGCTAGTTTAAGCAGGCTGCAACTAGACACAGTTACACTGTACCAAATACATTGGCCATTTAACTTTATTATGAATCAAGAAACCCTACTGAATACTTTAGCCGATGCTGTACAAGCTGGTAAAATCAAAAGTGTAGGGGTAAGTAACTATTCGGCAGAGCAAATGGAACAAGCCTATAACATTCTTAGTAAGCGAGATATACCATTAGCAGTGAATCAAGTACAATACTCCCTACTTTATCGTCAGATAGAGAGTAAAGGTATTAAACAAAAAGCCGACGAATTAGGAGTAACTATTCTAGCTTATAGTCCTTTAGCCCAAGGATTACTCACAGGTAAATATACAGCAGAAAATAAACCCGATGGAGCGCGTAAATTAGACTCTCGTTTTAATAATCAAGGACTAACCAAGATTAAACCACTATTAGATGTTTTATTTAATCTAGCTGCAAAATATCAAAAAACCCCTGGACAAATAGCCTTAAATTGGTTAATTTGTCAGGGTAATGTCATACCCATTCCCGGTGCTAAAAATGCCCAACAAGCTAAAGAAAATGCAGGGGCTGCGATGTGGAGACTCAGTAGTGAAGATATTAACGAATTAGAAAGAGTTTCTCGTCAAAGCTGCTCATGA